The following proteins are encoded in a genomic region of Lachnospiraceae bacterium KM106-2:
- a CDS encoding GTP-binding and nucleic acid-binding protein YchF yields MKLGIVGLPNVGKSTLFNALTKAGAESANYPFCTIDPNVGVVPVPDKRLNVLNEMYQSKKILNATIEFVDIAGLVKGASKGEGLGNQFLSNIREVDAILHVVRCFDDTNIIHVDGSVDPLRDIETIQLELIFSDIEVVDRRLSRVGKGARNDKSLAKEAEFLERLKAHLEAGKLASTFEIANEDEEEFIGNCNLLTIKPVIYAANVEEDDLADDGANNQYVQQVREFAKNEGSEVFVICAQIEQEIAELEDDERKEFLSDLGIEEAGLDKLIRASYHLLGLISYITAGEQETRAWTITRGMKAPQAAGKIHTDFERGFIRAEVVSYDNLVECGSYNAAKEKGLVRSEGKEYVVQDGDVILFRFNV; encoded by the coding sequence ATGAAATTAGGTATCGTAGGATTACCAAACGTAGGTAAAAGTACATTATTCAACGCATTAACAAAAGCAGGAGCAGAATCGGCAAACTATCCATTCTGTACAATTGATCCTAATGTAGGGGTTGTACCTGTACCAGATAAAAGATTAAATGTGTTAAATGAAATGTATCAATCTAAAAAGATTTTAAATGCAACAATCGAATTTGTTGATATTGCAGGTTTAGTAAAAGGTGCAAGTAAGGGTGAGGGACTTGGTAACCAATTCCTTTCTAACATCCGTGAAGTAGATGCGATTCTTCATGTTGTTCGTTGTTTTGATGATACAAACATCATCCACGTAGATGGAAGTGTAGATCCTCTTCGTGATATTGAAACAATTCAATTAGAATTGATCTTCAGTGATATTGAAGTAGTAGATCGTCGTTTAAGCCGTGTAGGTAAAGGCGCTAGAAATGATAAATCATTAGCAAAAGAAGCTGAATTCTTAGAAAGATTAAAAGCTCATTTAGAAGCTGGTAAATTAGCATCAACATTTGAAATCGCTAATGAAGATGAAGAAGAATTCATCGGAAACTGCAATCTCTTAACAATTAAGCCAGTCATTTATGCTGCAAATGTTGAAGAAGATGATCTTGCTGATGATGGTGCAAATAATCAATATGTTCAACAAGTAAGAGAATTTGCAAAAAATGAAGGCAGTGAAGTATTCGTAATCTGTGCTCAGATCGAACAAGAAATCGCTGAACTTGAAGATGATGAAAGAAAAGAATTCTTAAGTGATCTTGGTATTGAAGAAGCTGGTCTTGATAAATTAATCAGAGCAAGCTACCATTTACTTGGTTTAATTTCTTATATTACTGCAGGTGAGCAGGAAACAAGAGCGTGGACAATTACAAGAGGTATGAAAGCTCCTCAGGCAGCTGGTAAGATCCATACTGACTTTGAACGTGGTTTTATTCGCGCAGAAGTTGTAAGCTATGATAACTTAGTGGAATGTGGAAGTTATAATGCGGCAAAAGAAAAAGGTTTAGTACGTTCAGAAGGTAAAGAATACGTTGTTCAAGATGGCGATGTCATCCTATTTAGATTCAACGTATAG
- a CDS encoding thiamin pyrophosphokinase, whose product MKNGLIITGGSISRFQLEQLATGQRYDVTIVVDGALKIAIASDLKIDYLVGDFDTIEPAILNEYEKKIKSGECQTELIRLIPEKDMTDTQVAIDLAIDKGVTDLTILGGIGTRVDHSLANIHLLLRTLRNGVNGCMINEWNRIRLVDRNIAISKEDSFGKYISLIPFTTKVTGITLKGMKYPLKDHTLVLGDSLGISNEITSEVASIELEEGILLMIESCD is encoded by the coding sequence ATGAAAAACGGTTTGATCATAACAGGCGGAAGTATTTCACGTTTCCAACTTGAACAATTGGCCACAGGACAAAGATATGATGTTACCATCGTTGTAGATGGCGCGCTTAAGATCGCAATCGCTAGTGATCTTAAGATCGATTATCTTGTGGGTGATTTTGATACGATAGAGCCTGCTATTTTAAACGAATATGAAAAAAAGATAAAGTCGGGAGAATGTCAGACGGAACTGATACGTCTAATTCCAGAAAAGGATATGACGGATACTCAAGTTGCTATTGATCTGGCAATTGATAAAGGGGTAACCGATCTTACTATCCTAGGAGGAATTGGCACAAGAGTTGATCATTCTCTTGCGAACATTCATCTACTGCTTCGTACTTTACGAAATGGTGTTAATGGGTGTATGATAAATGAATGGAATCGGATTCGATTGGTGGATCGGAACATAGCGATTTCAAAAGAAGATTCCTTTGGAAAATATATTTCGTTAATTCCGTTTACAACAAAGGTAACTGGGATAACCTTAAAAGGAATGAAATATCCATTAAAGGATCACACATTAGTTCTGGGTGACAGCCTAGGCATTAGTAATGAGATTACGAGTGAAGTCGCAAGCATCGAGTTAGAAGAAGGAATTCTTCTTATGATCGAGTCTTGCGATTAA
- a CDS encoding ribulose-phosphate 3-epimerase, whose translation MNYKLAPSILAADFANLGEEVKKIEEAGADYVHIDVMDGQFVPSISFGFPIMKSLRNKTKLVFDVHLMIEEPIRYVEEFANAGADLIVVHAESCKHLHRTVMRIKELGVKVGVALNPATDKECLRYVLDELDMVLVMSVNPGFGGQKFLPFTIDKVKEIRQMIKARNLDIDIEVDGGVNTDNTLTLIEAGANVFVAGTSVFAGNVEENVAAFKEVFESATRRDEAGKIS comes from the coding sequence ATGAATTATAAGTTAGCACCTTCAATATTAGCAGCTGATTTTGCAAATCTAGGAGAAGAAGTAAAGAAGATTGAAGAAGCAGGAGCTGATTATGTACACATTGATGTAATGGATGGACAATTCGTTCCAAGTATTTCATTTGGATTTCCTATTATGAAATCTCTTAGAAATAAGACAAAATTAGTATTTGATGTTCATTTAATGATTGAAGAACCAATTCGTTATGTAGAAGAGTTTGCAAATGCAGGTGCAGATTTGATCGTAGTCCATGCGGAAAGTTGTAAACATCTTCATAGAACGGTAATGCGTATTAAGGAATTAGGCGTAAAGGTTGGTGTTGCCCTAAATCCAGCAACGGACAAGGAATGCTTAAGATACGTATTAGATGAATTAGATATGGTATTGGTAATGAGCGTGAATCCAGGCTTTGGAGGACAAAAGTTTTTACCATTTACGATAGATAAAGTAAAAGAAATTAGACAAATGATAAAGGCAAGAAACCTTGATATCGATATTGAGGTTGATGGTGGAGTAAATACAGATAATACTCTTACATTAATAGAAGCCGGAGCCAATGTTTTTGTTGCAGGAACTAGCGTTTTTGCAGGAAATGTAGAAGAAAACGTTGCGGCTTTTAAGGAGGTATTTGAGAGTGCGACAAGAAGAGATGAAGCTGGGAAAATCAGTTGA